The DNA segment AGACACTTGCTACACACACCTGTGCCAACCCTGCTCCAATTGGTCTAGTAAATGAATCATTTGATGATCCACGCTCTCACCTCTGTGGGGCAGCCCAGGGGCTGAGGCAGCCGGCTGCCAGACTTGAGCAGCTCAATCAGATGGTAGACGATCAGCTGACCCTGCTTGTCATTCCCCATCATGGCCATGAAcatctgaggagagagagagagagagagagagagagagagagagagagagagagagagagagagagagagagagagagagaggagagaagagagagagagagagagagagaggaggagagagagagagagagagagagagagaagagagagagagagagagagagagagagagagagagagagagagagctcatcACTGTAGGATAAAGAGAGGCATGTATATAGTTGACATTGGAGTCGTACAACACAGGTTCTGAATGTGGGAGGCCTCACCGCCGGTGGACTGCAGTTCTTGTCACTGTGTGTAAACAGCTCATACAGCACCACCCCGAAGCTCCACACATCTGAGGCCACAGAGAACCTGTTCTCTGTCAGAGACTCTGGGGCATACCtgtacaacacaaacacaaacattcataAGTTTACTATATATTTGACCCTTATTATTTGGCCTTTGACAGCGTGTCAGCAGGACAGGTCGGATAGGGTCAGGTAAGGTCAGATAGGGTCAGTTAAGGTCAGTTAAAGGGGAcattttcgacttttatgacctataaacgttgttataattattgatagtcatgtttaaccatactaaagtgtcaaataatgacgtacatgcatttcgacgtatacCCTGCTGACAgcctggggtggctgtgcagagcgctaaacactcgggacaaagtttgcgattcacttgttcccATTTcagggaaatcatctacgtagaggtactcctgccgcgcccccatatgcctggtcaaatctgcccgcgcgcgcttcaaggaaggtaaccaatcacaacggagttgggttgccaggaggggggcgagggggcgaagaaggacgaaaccgagcgttgacagagaatgctgaaagcgcccaaatgagaggaagagttttccgaatatctacatcgttttttgtaggtcccctttaaggtcaGATAGGGTCAGGTAAGGTTAGATCAGAATCAGAAACAGAATCTCTTTATTTCGTTGCACAAGTGCAACGAAATTGCGGTAGAGGCTCTcaaaataagttattttttcaaaaagaaaatatgttttttaaaacaaaaacaaatcagaacagggttatttaaaaaaaaaaaatatatataatgttaaataattgaaaaaaaacaaaaaacacttaCCTGACCCTAATAGATAGGGAAAGGTAGGGACAGGTAAGGTCAGATAGGGACAGGTACGGTCAGATAGGGTCAGTTAAGGCCAGGTAAGGTCAGATAGGGTCAGTTAAGGTCAGATAGAGACAGGTGAGGTCAGGTACGGTCAGATAGAGATAGGTAGGGTCAAGTAAGGTCAGATAGGAACAGGTAAGGTCAgatagggctagggctagggttatAATTGTTATGGCCAGGACGGGAAGGGTAGGTAAGACCAGTGCTCACCAGAAGATGGGGCTCTCCCCAGGCTCCTTCACCATGTAGTACTCCTTGTCCTGAGGCAGGACCTTGGTCAGCCCAAAGTCCCCAATCTTCACCTGGTTCTCGCTCTCCACCAGGATGTTCCTGGTGGCCAGGTCTCTGTGGATGTACCTCTTGTTGGACAGGTACTCCATCCCCTAGAAGCCATGACAACAACATGGCAAATGGATAGTTACACATCTTTTGGGCACCGGCAGCAGTAGCATTAACCAATCCGTATTAGGTGAGGCGCTCCGAGTTGCATGTGTAACCTCAGTATGAGTTTGAATGTTCTTTAAACGGAAGCCCTGAGACCCAACTCTAGGAGCACTGCGGGGCCACAGTGAGTCGCCTGGGGGCCGAGTCCAGGTCTTAGGCTGACTGGCTCAAGACACTGGAGTATTAACCTAACATGCATGCTTTTTGGCATGGGAATATGAAAACGCCATATAAACAGTGTATTTAAAAGACACGCAGACTTAACATCTGTCAACAGCTCAACGCAAAGGTGACCATTCACAGTGACATGTAGTGACTACAGATACGGGTATTTAGGAAGCCTACCGGGCATTAAGGCATATTATTCAGAGTGGGGCTGGGGTTTTGAACCTGCAACCTTTGGAGGTGAACCCACTGGCCTATtagaggagggaagaggtaCCTTGCAGATCTGAGCGGTGTAGTGAACCAGCTTGCTGTGGTCTATCCTCTCCTTGTTCTTGATCAGGTAATCTCGCAGAGATCCGTAGGGCAGGTACTCCATGATCAGACGCAGGTTCCTGCGGCCTACGAGGGGATGATTAACAGAACCATGGCTTAAGAAAATGACGACCACAACGTTGAGGTACGGTTGCATGTTAATGTTTTCTTTCAATTAAGAGTGATAGTTTGACTTGTTTTTGCAACGCAACATGCTACCACAGGGCAAACAACTAACTTTTCGTGAACATAGCAATGGGTAAGACAAACCATAGGGCTAGAGTGAGGTAGCTCCCTCCATAGTGGATTGGGTAGTGATTGTTactgctttgcacttggttctatgaacatccttactttaccgacagcaatatattgtgtccccttcttctgacaaatgtacgtatgagagtcgctttggataaaagcatctgctaaatgctccAAATCTCAATCTATAGTGCCTGGACATCTAGCAAGCTGGAAATGATAAGGCTAGGTCCCCTTTGATATCTTTAGCAGCGTCGTTTCCACCCAACAGGTTTCCTAGCTCCATGCTCCTAACATTGTGAAACAACCTGCCATTCACCCTAGCTTTTCTCCTACCCCATGTTATATACAAAACATTGCGGGTAGTTTGCTTTACAAAGTTTGTTAAAAaatcccttattttttttaagagttCTTATTATCAAAACAACCGAGTGTACCTGCACTGTAGCACACTCCTTCGTACTTGACGATGTTCTCGTGTTGCAGCGACTTGAGGATCTCGATCTCCCGCTCAAACTCCCGGATGTGCTCGGCGGTGCTGTGCTGGAGCTTCTTCACGGCCACCACCTCCCCCGTGTTGTCCTGCAGTGGGTCGTACCGGCACATCTCCACACTGCCAAAGTTGCCCTGATGGAATAGACCACATGCACAATGTGGGGGAGGGTCCAGCTCAAAATGCTTTTTCTGTGTGTTACACATCAAAGTTGATCTAAAAGGTTAATAATACATCTAAAAGGTTAATCGTTCTGTGTCATTAGAGTCGCTTTAGAGATGAACCTTTATCTCCGCTACACACAGTTACGTTGCCACGGTACAACCAGTAAATCTCTGTTACCTTGCCGAGCTGTTGTAGAAATATGAGGTGTCGCTCTTCAAACTGGGCGGGCTCTTGGCTCTCAAAGCCACCCGTCACCCAACCAGAGCTCAGCGTCTTGTTGGGCATGATGTCACTCTCCACAATCAGTTCGTAGTCTGGGGACACACAGACTAACCTTCACcctcaattcattcattcaatcatACAAAAACTCACCATAAACCTGGATTAGTCTGTTGGGACTAGTGTGTCTgtacagctgtctgtctgtgtaggtATTGCACTATGTCTGGCTCTGATAagccacctgtctgtctgtctgtctgtctagctgtCTTGCATATGGTCTAGCTGTCCATTTGGGCGGCTCCCCCCACATGGGCTGGCCAGCGTGGTGCGTGGTGGGGTTGCAGACTGACCGGGGGTGAACAGGCTGTGGAGGTCCCTGATGACGGCCCTGAAGGTGGGCCTGAAGCTGGGCTCGTAGTCCATGCAGCTGGAGATCAGGTTGGCCAGCTCGGTCCACTTGGGCGCAGGGAGCTGCAGCCGTTCGGCGTAGAACATGTGCTTCTGTGGAACCAGTGGGGGGACAACAACATCTGTTGGCTCTGTGCTGCCCCACGCCCTTTGGGTTCCTGGAGTCTTGTCGTTAGCAGATACACTACCgctcaaaagtttggggtcacttaaAAATGTCCTCATCGaagaacagtttttttcaatgaaacaGAATATCGATAAAGGTGTACAGAGGCACATTTTCAGCAATCATCactcctgtgttctaatggtacatGTTTTAGCTCAAcgtgttaaaaggctaattgatgattggaaaacccttgtgcaattatgttagcatagctgaaaactgttgaataaaagtgtgagttttcatggaaatcatgaaattgtctgggtgaccccaaacttGATGAGCGGTCATATACTGTTCTATCATGCGTCTGGCATGAAACCGGGAGCACATAGTGTAGATGCTTCGCACTTTTCTCTTCTGACTTGTATTTTGCGTTCTACTTTCCAGTCTTCTGTTGATATTGTAGATACGTTTCAATAAATGCAGTATTGATATCACTGCAGAAAGACTCAGCATTACAGAGTTGGACGCCTCACCCGCGATATTCTGCATACTTTCTGCGTCATTTCCTGCCTCCTACACTTGTTTAGAGTTCACGCCCCTACCCCCTTACGCACTTATTCTATGTTTTACGTCCTGGAACTAAAAATTTTCTTAGCATTCTTAGTTCTGAGCATTCatctaacaattgttagtgcttggcacttggttctatacCATATATTGTTTctgttcttctgacaaatgttcttattgtatCGTTTGCTCATTCGCGTAATCGcgcacaaaatacatttcaaagtggACCGTCCCACTTCCACATCTCCAGCctctgctgcagagcgaattcaaATCACTGGCAGAACGGGCAGGGGTTCTAACACCgtaatatatacataaactataaccgcatttcacattaatcgcaaatatcgcgctgcttcgggttttcctTTGTAAGCGCtttgagaggaggagcgggcaaatccgctgtcagtgtgtgtgcatgtatcagTGATACGCAGGtttatccaataagtggtagtgtacccgcgcaccatcGGCATGTATGCGCGCTcgtctctgtgtgcttgtgcgtgtgtgaacgagaatgaccaggagaaagagtgctatgcagagatgaatgaaaggaacaatatttatatttcaaaattgcgtaaaaaatatataaataaaagcagAATCAACTTGTGGCGCTCAGTGTTcattctgtggcgctgcgccacaCATTGGTCTGTGTATGGGAAACACGGCCTgtatgttaatgtaaatgtacactCTCTGCCCAGGGGCCACCCCTCGCCTTAAGTATCCGGAGTATCTCCGATACGTGTGAACACGTCTGATGTCCCTCATCTCCGGCTGTGTGTCGCACGTGTGAAAGGGCGACTCGGGGTCGTCTCCGCAGCCGGTGCACTGGAGGGGATCCGGAGTTCATGGGCTAAAGGTCTAACGTTGTGCAGGGGGCTGACCTTGGTGTGGTCGAGGGCGGCCAGGGGCTTCTCCCCCCCGCTGCAGATCTCCCACAGCGTGGTGCCGTAGCTCCACTTGTCCCCGGCCAGGCTCAGGCTGCCGGGCTCCTCCACGCACTCCGGGGCCATCCAGGGGATCCGCTCCGTCAGAACTGGGGTTAGGAGATCACCGTGGTTAGGTCGGACACGTGAGGATGACCCTCTTTGTACAGTTTTAATATCAAGTGGTATGTATCAATACGCAGTGTCATTGCTGCATTGTTATATATGTAATAATAACTGAAATAAAGAATGCGTTGAACGTAAATGTTACACTTTCCATTTTAGGCGGTGAGCGCACTATACAGAAATGACATAACCCATGGGGTTTTATGTTGTGTACAGCAGTGGAAGTGTGGAAGATGCCATAActgaaaacaaaactaaaatggTATACTTAATACTTCTCTTTTGAGGACAATTGTTTACCTTGGtacaattattattgttaaccgAAAAGTGGAAAAGTGTATTCACAGATGAGTCTAAATGTGGCCACCTGCTGGTAAAAGAGTGCAATGACAACAACACGGTGGGAGGAAGTGGACAGGGACCCACTCTCTTTGGGCAGGACGGTGACGCCGATGCCAGGGTCGCTGAGCTTGATGAAGGGCGGGTTTCcattcctcctgtcctcctccctgaTGAGGAGAACATTTTTGGCACAGACATTCCCGTGGGCCAGGTTTTTCTCCTCCTACATTCGACAAAGGAGAAAGTGAAAGATGGTTGATCTCTTGTGTATCATCATTGAACATAGAGAGCCATTTTTGTCATTGGTCCTGGGACACAATGGTAAATTTTAATTTAAGGAATAATCTGACCTGGCTTCATTGTTTTCCTGCCAAAGACAACGACTTTTACGTTGTTTTCataaaaggggacatattatcgaaacaacacttttcctgggatatggggtgttttttttttttttgggtctctggtgctcccacacgcatacaaactttgaaaaaagtctgtacatgattttttgagtgatatgcttttctgaaagtaccccgccaaCAGTTACCAAACAAGCGAGTTTCGgtgccccctcctacgtaggaagttGAATACTACCTCCCAATTCCCCtatcccctccaatcagagcatagctaagattttgtggaccagcggacgagcagctccggcggggggaactcggcggcagctcagctctgGGATTGTATTCCCGGAGTTGAGCTGCCAGACTGCCGCCAGGAGCTCggtacaatccctttctgctccatgtcgtggttcatagacttcagagagtcaaggccaaagttagttttcccccaattcttctcaaacATGGCCTAGATATCCCCCAGtgcgagtctttacttgttgtggaagtgccagagacgtcagacgcagtctttatgattcataatattttCCGAgccgcacatagcttttggctgtgatattagatataatattatacccatatatattatataaatatagagctccaggagtccgcaaacaacaacaatcccttctcctccatgctattgttcagtctgacagctcattggtcaatgggcagcagctcatttgcattaaagctacagacaccagaaacagcgcattctgaagtgactgaaacagaggggaatagtggTAGACAAGtcttttttcctaaaagctatttccagcaaacagcttcaaaaacatgttttctggaactcaaatactatgttttcttgttgggaaaacaccataatatgtctcctatCCACATCTGGATTGGAAAATCGATTTTCTCAGGAATACATATTGGTGCTTACCAGGAAGTGCATGGCCCAGGCCAGCTGCTTCGCCACCTCCAGCTTCCACAGGATGTTGACTgagttcttgttcttcttcaggTAGGTGTCCAAAGAGCCAAACTTCACATACTCCTGCACCATGATATCTGGAGATGGGTGGAGCATGGGCGTGAGCGGACACATGGCGTTTGAAGCTTTTGACACAACGACAATAGGCTTAGCGATAGTTAGCCCGGCTCGCTACTCAAACTGTGGCCCCTGTCTAAAAGGAAGGAAGCACACATGAAGCGGGGGGGAGTTggaataattgtatttttatatcTTAAATATAAGCTCCCCAAGTACATGACTGAAGGGTTCTGAGCATTACGCTGGAGGCTTTTGGGTATCCAGAAGATACAAAAGGAGTCCCGAGACATTGACGTCAAAATGCTTGTCCATACAACACGGATTTGTATCCAAACTCCTCACAGACACAAGGGCCGATTAACATTTACGACATCTTTTCAGCCTCGGGGCATCGGGGTCGCTCCACAAAAAACGCAAGGGATGAATGGCAAAAACAGCAAGGCTCTAAGCAACTTAAATGCAGCGAGCAAAACGTTCAGTTCCCATCGATTTCAATCACGAAACGGCTGCTGCTGGCCGCCACCAACGACCCGTCACGGTAAAATAAATCCCCAGTGGGCTGTGAGGGATTAGGATGAGAATCCATGGACTTCCATCACTTTTGCAGACATGAGCTGTTGGGTGGTcacttctgacaaatgtacttaatgtaagtcactttggataaaagcgtctgctaaataccctgactgtaaatgtaaatgtccagGTCAGTCCAAACAATAGATCAGGTTCTAACAGCCAAaactttttcatttatttttttattccttaATTTCAATTAGTAAACATGCTTTACTTGACCAAAGCAATGTAAATTCTTCACCACGTTTTCTCCATTGCCGCCCATTGTTGGAGATTGTGCTAGCCTGAAccctgtacgtgtgtgtgcgtatcaaGTTGGGATCCCTTTTGAACTGCATCCATCTCAACAGGCTTGTGAAAGCATTGCTCCCTTCGATACGTTTTTAAATCTAAATATGGTCAAGATTCGAATTTAGATTCCCTCCTACAATAGGGGACCCACAGAAATGCAGGACCGATTGCCCACTCTGTGCTTGCAGAGCCATCGTATTCCCCTGCCCTCTCTGCATTAAATGAATCCACAAGGGGGGTGTGAAGCCCTGTCTCATCGGATCGCTTTAAAGTGGGACATGAAAACGGGAAGATGGTTAGAGAAGTCATGCTGGTGTAAATACTACCGCAAGAGCGTTCTGTTTTTAAAGGGGTTGGATGCTTGCCATATCGCAAATTTCAGCTTTTTCATCATTGTtatgtgtggtctgtgtggtaACGGTGTGGTACTGTATTTAGCTTCTCATATTGTAAGCACTTCCTAATGTATTCTATGAACATGACGTGTTGTTTTATAGGACGTTTTAATGTTAAGCAGCACATGAGGGTACTTACCGTTTATATGAAATGtgcaatacaaataaagttaGATTAAATTGTGAGTTATGCAAACCGAGCACATTTGACTCCAAAGACAGCAGTCCCTCCAGAGGAGTGAGTTGGGTGAGGCTAGTTGCAGAAAAACTCACTGTCCTCCCcggcgcagacacacaccccgtAGTTCAGCACCAGGTGTTTGTGAGATAGCTGGCTCATCATGCTGGCTGCCTCAAAGAAGGACTGGGGACAGGAGAAACACATCACGCATTTGGTTTGTTATGCTGTTGGAATCAACGTTTTTTTAAGGGGGTATATTCTTGGGTTTGGATGTGGGAAAATGTcacttgttttgtgttttccaCACTAGGGCTGTTCGAAATGATGAGATAAAatcggggggggaagggagaaaaATTACTATCAATAgatatttccatagtccattgtTCCTATCCCTATTTTACTTTACGGCAGTATTTTACGTCTTTCTGCTTCTGTTTTATGTACATTACACGTTCTCTGCGAATACGAAAACAAACATGGACGAGTGTGACAAAAAAAGATACGAAAGATACGAAAAAGATACTAAAGATGTGATCTACGTTGAAGGGAAGTGACAAGAAGAAAACAAAATCTCAAACGGGTTGGAAGAGTCTTCAGTGTGTGGCCATGTGGAGCCATAACCCCAGAGTGTGTTACGCAGAGTGTGTTATCATatacaacatcgctcattataacgcGATAGTGGCCATGGGTCATAACACGCCCCCCTCCACCTAGAACGTTCAgacaaaaacacttttttctattgatgtttactttttattttacatatttattttgtttattggcCTCACTATTGAATATTTCTAAGCTTGAAACTGAGTATTTTTTACttgaatatttatttagttattttatgTTTGATTTGTGTGACAGTTCTTCTCAACATCACTTTTTGAGAAAAGAACGAGTGCCTTTCATTTGTAGtaattgggttagggttagtcatgATGCAGGTGGTTATTTTGGGTAGTGTTCATCAGATTTACTGAATACAATTATTTGTGATGCTTTGCGAACGATTGCAGATTTGCTTGGAAACAccccaaaatatatattttgggtCAGGGATAATTGTAACATTTTTGAGGGAGTACAGCACACCAAAAGATTTCTAGGCGCTGAAATTCCATCCAACCAAGACTGGACACGAGCAACGTAGCAGAACTTAGCAAACGGTCCGCACACAGACGTCCCGATGGGTTCCAATGTCCTGGAAGGGCTTTCATCAATAGTGTTGCTTTATTGCCATTTTAAAGTGaacatctgctttaaatcaggacTGATCAAGTTAAAACGGCTTTTTGGACCATGGCATGAATCCGGCCCTAAAACAGCACTGCGGTTTGTGGTggaaactagggatgggcaaaatgattattttccgggaactagttctttcaattcagttcactataacgattttTCGTTTGATtagttcgttttgattcgttcgttacgtctgATTACGTCATTTTTCAgggaatctcacaggtgtctgcCCCCCTACCCGCGAAACGTCCCTGACCATAATTTAAGCGACTTCTAGGCTCTACCCCGCgtgaaaatcgacaagatatactatataatacaaccaaacgtcccaccaatatttattcCACTTGCTTActatctatatttcattcatggttttatatttataattttattttactttacatttaattcttcattattcaggcattacagaactttaatggtcataaataaaaaatacgaactgcagtttaatatctttgtttgttcttgaattgacgtagaatggagcaaagactcctgggattgggaaatgcgtttatccaataaacagatggaggtcaagtctattttcggaaatgtagggggatatacgagtggccccacgtcgaatggtatgacccaagatacgtcagacagagaaagcacgcaaattcgacggtaccaccttgtcatttgtttacccaggtgccatggcaacaccattgctacctctcattggctgaatctttgagaacgctgtagactcaatcgatataaggtcgcggggagacgaagctctgttcgtttgtataatttatttacgtgaccatatttttgttttatgttaaaaaaatgaatcaaagaaccagttcttcttgttttggggaaccagttcttgtcctTCACGTTcaggattcgttcgttgtgaacgaatcggtcgcgaccgactcatccctagtgGAAACACAAATTCAACATGGCCATGGGACCAACGAGCGGTCAAGATTCCTATATAGTATGAACACTCAGTGGACCCTGAAAGACGCGAGGTGGGTGCCTCTACCTCGGAGTATGCCCTGTGGGCGTGGTCCAGGACCTTCATGACCACCTCCGTCTGGTGCAGGAGGCCGTAG comes from the Gadus chalcogrammus isolate NIFS_2021 chromosome 6, NIFS_Gcha_1.0, whole genome shotgun sequence genome and includes:
- the LOC130384743 gene encoding tyrosine-protein kinase JAK2-like; the encoded protein is MDFAINRLHKAGNKSGLYILRHSPKDFDKYYLTFPVVMNDVVEYKHCQISRSCGGEFNLNGTKRTFMGLQELLACYHKETVRSDGVVFHFNRGCPPKPKEKSCLLVCRRDKGLDVAASPSLHRHNISQMVFHKIKKEDLQFMESLGQGTFTKIFKGVRKELGDYGLLHQTEVVMKVLDHAHRAYSESFFEAASMMSQLSHKHLVLNYGVCVCAGEDNIMVQEYVKFGSLDTYLKKNKNSVNILWKLEVAKQLAWAMHFLEEKNLAHGNVCAKNVLLIREEDRRNGNPPFIKLSDPGIGVTVLPKEILTERIPWMAPECVEEPGSLSLAGDKWSYGTTLWEICSGGEKPLAALDHTKKHMFYAERLQLPAPKWTELANLISSCMDYEPSFRPTFRAVIRDLHSLFTPDYELIVESDIMPNKTLSSGWVTGGFESQEPAQFEERHLIFLQQLGKGNFGSVEMCRYDPLQDNTGEVVAVKKLQHSTAEHIREFEREIEILKSLQHENIVKYEGVCYSAGRRNLRLIMEYLPYGSLRDYLIKNKERIDHSKLVHYTAQICKGMEYLSNKRYIHRDLATRNILVESENQVKIGDFGLTKVLPQDKEYYMVKEPGESPIFWYAPESLTENRFSVASDVWSFGVVLYELFTHSDKNCSPPAMFMAMMGNDKQGQLIVYHLIELLKSGSRLPQPLGCPTEIHDMMQECWDNEPAMRPSFKELALGVDLFRDSRGF